The sequence GCCGTGAAGCGCCGACCGGTGCGGCATTGCTGCGCATGGCGGAGCAGGTCGCCGCGGCGATGGACCGTTTGCTGGTCGAGAACGTCGCGCCTGATGCTTTGTGGGAAGAACCCGTGATGCAGGCGATGGAAGGGCTGGCCGGACATTGGAAAGAGAACACCAAGCTGTTCTACCTTGTCCAGCAGATGTGGCTCGCCGAACTTCAGGCAAGCGGCCAGGTCGATGCCTCGACACGCCGCAACCAGCTGTTTGAACATGCTGCAAAGCGCTGGAAAGCCAATCCGCCGAAACAACCTATTGTTGCTGCTGGCGTAACCAGCGCTGCGCCAGCGCTGGCGAAGTTGCTGCGCGTTGTATCCGAGCTACCGCAAGGCGCGGTGATCTTGCCCGATCTCGATCTTTCACTGGATGATGATGTCTGGGACGAGCTGGGTCAGGCGGGCAAGCAGGGCGACACACCATTTGCGCGCGGTGATGCGCTGACCCATCCGCAATATCATTTAAAGCTGCTGCTGAACCGGATGGGCGTGGCGCGGGGCGAGGTGCAGCAATGGCACCGCAAGGGCATCGGCGCTGCGCCGCCCGAGCGCACTCATGCGATATCGAATCTCTTCCTGCCGCCAAAGGCAAGCGCGCGCTGGGTGAAGCTGAAGCCGGAAGAGCGCCGCTTGTCAGGTGTACGTCTGCTGGAAACCGCCAATCCCGAAGAGGAAGCGCAGGCCATCGCGCTGCTGGTGAGGCAAGCACTGGAAGAACCTGAAAAGCGCGTTGCGGTCGTCACACCTGATCGCGGTCTGTCATCGCGCGTTGTTGCACATCTGACGCGGTGGAACATTGCCGCTGATGATTCCGCTGGCCGTGCCCTGTCCGAAACCCCGGCGGGCAGGCTGCTATTGCTGCTTGCAGAGTGCGGGTCGGAGGGCGCTGCCCCCGTGCCGCTGATGGCATTGCTGGGGCATCCGCTAGTCGCGGCTGGTGACAATCGCAGGAAATGGTTGCGGAATGTTCGGGCGCTTGAACTGGCCCTGCGCGGCCCGCGTGATGCACCGGGCTTGGAAGCTGTCTCCGCCAAGGTTGAAGTCTTGGAGAAGGTGCATGCAGGTATCTCGGAATGGTGGAGCGAGACGGCGTTGCAGCTTTCGGCGTTGCTGCCAGATGATACCGATAGTGAGCCACTGGCTGATCTGCTGGACAAGCTCGCCGCTGCCGGTGAAGCATTTTGCGGCGAGACGCTGTGGTCACGCGAAGATGGCCGCGCTCTTGCGGGTTTTGTCGAGCGTTTAAGGCTCCATGCGCGCGATGTTGGCACTGCCGTTGATCCGCGCGATCTCCATGCAGTCTTGCGCGATGCGATGGACGGGATCGCGGTTCGTCCTCCCTATGGCGGCCACCCACGCGTTGCGATCTACGGCCTGCTGGAATCGCGTATGACCCGCGCTGATCTGGTGATTTGTGGCGGTTTGAACGAGGGTAGTTGGCCTGCAGCGCCCGCGACTGATCCGCTGCTTGCACCGGCTGTTCTTCGGGCGCTTGGCGTGCCAGGAGCGGACTTCCGCATCGGACTGTCAGCGCATGATATGGCGGCCGCCTTGGGTGCGCCTGAAGTCGTTTTGAGCCGCTCGGAGCGCGACGTGTCTGGCCCAGCAATTGCGTCACGCTTTTTGCTGCGGGTCAAAGCGCTGCTCGGCGATGATCTGGTGCATAAGCACGAGGAAAGCGAGGCGCTCGCTCTTGCCCGCGCGATTGATGATGCGGAACCGGCGCCAGCCTATCCCAAGCCCGAACCCAAGCCCAACGCCGCCCAGCGTGATGTCGAGATCAGCGTAACCGCGCTCGACCGGCTGCGCAGCGACCCATATCAGTTCTACGCAGCCAGCATTCTGCGTCTGCGCGATTTGGAGGCATTGGACGCTGAACCTTCCGCCGCATGGAAGGGAACAGTCGCCCATGAAATCCTCGAGGAATGGCATACCCATGGCGGCGATTTCCGCGCTGTGGCCGAACAGGTTCTGGACAAACGCAACGCCCATCCGCTGATGCGCGGCCTGTGGCGTCCGCGTCTGTTTGCCGCCCTTGAATGGGCAGTGCAGGAAATCAGCGATCTTCAGCGCGAAGTGGTACGCGCGGAGGACTGGGGTGAGATGCGCGTCGATGGCGTGCGGATTTACGGCAAGGTCGACCGGATCGACCGCTTGCCGGAAGGCGGCCTCGCGATAGTCGACTACAAAACCGGGAGCCCGCCATCAGGCGCTCAGGTTGCCAAAGGTTATGCGTTGCAGCTCGGCACGCTGGGACTGATGGCGCAGGCCGGCGGCTTTAAGGGGCTGTCTGGCGAGCCGGAGAAGTTCGAATATTGGTCGCTGGCGAAGGATGTGCGCGGACGCAGCGATACGGGGTTTGGCTATATCGAAACGCCGCTGCTCGAAGGCCGCAAACGCAGCGGCATTCCGCCCGAGGATTTCCTGCCCGAGGCATCACGGTTCTTGAACGATGCGTTGGGTAAATGGATCAAGGGCGATGAGCCATTTACGGCGCGGCTCAATCCTGATGCGACGACCTATGATACGTATGACCAGCTGATGCGGCTGGACGAATGGCTGGGGCGCGACTGATGGGTTCCACGGTCTTTCCCCTTCAGGATAATCAGCGCGAGGCGGTGAATCCTCTGGAGACCGTATGGCTGTCCGCATCCGCTGGCACGGGTAAAACGCAGGTTCTGTCAGCCCGGGTGCTGCGCCTGTTGTTGCAACCGCAAGTCGATCCTTCGCAGATTTTGTGCCTGACATTTACGAAGGCGGGTGCGGCGGAGATGGCGACGCGCGTCAATGATGTGCTCGCCAGTTGGGTGCGCAAGGATGCGACGGCACTTGCCAAGGATTTGGGTGCGATTGGCGCGGACGTTGGTCCCGATACGCAGGCGAGGGCGCGGACATTGTTTGCCAGCGTTCTCGACACGCCGGGCGGGGGGCTGCGGATCGATACGATCCACGCGTTTGCGCAGTGGCTTCTGGCGGCGTTTCCCGAGGAGGCCGACCTCACCCCCGGCACCCGCGCTATGGAGGACCGCGACCGCGAATTGCTGGCGCATGAAGTGCTGGCAGAACTGCTGGTCGAGGCTGAGAAGAACAACGAGCGCGATGTACTGGATGCGATTTCCGACCTGTCCATGCGGATGGGGCCGGATGGGGTGCAAGGCTGGCTGATGCGCTGCGCCGAAGCGCGCGAAGTCTGGATTGGCAAACATGCTTGGCAGACACCGCTACGCCCACGTGTGAACCGGTTATTGGGTCTTCCTGCTGATGCTTCGGCGGATGATCTATCGGCGCTTTGCACTGATGAGCAATTCGACGTGGAATCGCTCCGCAAATGTGTCGCTGCTCTCGAGGAATGGGGCACCAAGACCGGCCTAGCGGCGGTCGAAACTCTGCGCGCTTGGGTCGCGATGGTGCCTGTTGATCGGCTAGAAAATTTGGAGATATTCTTTGGCACGCTGCTGACCAAGGACGGCGCGATCAAAAGCCTCTCCAATATGGAAAAACGCGATCCTGCCTACGGCGAATATGCCGAGCGAGTTCGCCTCCGGATCGAGGAAGTACGCGGCCAGAAGGCGCTGCTTGATCTAGCAGAGTGGCTCACGCCGGCATTGTCGCTCGGCCGGCGGTTCGCGCTGAAGTGGGAAGAAGCCAAGCTGCGCGAAGGGTTGATCGATTTTGACGACCAGATTCGCCGTGCGGCGGCTCTGCTTACCCGTTCAGATCTCTCCGAATGGATCCGTTACAAGCTCGACCGGCAATTCGATCACATCCTTATCGACGAGGCGCAGGACACCAATGAAAGCCAATGGTCGATTGTCTTCGCGTTGATCGAGGAATTTCTTGCAGGAGAAGGCGCGCATGATGGGATCATGCGGACGCTGTTCGTGGTCGGCGACTACAAGCAAGCGATCTTCCGTTTTCAGGGTACTAGCCCTGAAAACTTCGATGCGGCCAAGCTGCGCGTGCGTGACGCGATGGCCGGTGCTGCAGAAAATGCGCGCCAGAACCGCGACGGCAATGATGCACGGCCTCTGATGGAGTTGGGGCTAGGGCGATCATACCGAACTGCGCAACCGGTTCTGGAGTTCGTTGACGCTGCGATTGCGGCGATTGGTCCTACCAGCCTTGGCCTGAAGGACGGCGCTGATCCCCATATCGGCGCAGATCGTCCGGGCCTCGTGACTCTGTGGAACCCGGTTATGGATGTACCGGATGAGGACGCGACCGAAGACGATGCTGACACTTGGATTTCGCAGCCTGAGCGCGCGATGGCCGAGAAGATCGCACGCCAAGTGAAGCATTGGATGGATCACGGCTTTCCTTTGGTGAAAGGCGAGAAGCGGAATGCTGGTCCGGGCGATGTGATGGTGTTGGTCCGCAAACGCCGCGATCTGGCTGGCCTGATCGTCGCGCGGCTGCATGCGGCGGGCGTTCCGGTAGCGGGTGTGGACCGGCTGCGGTTAGGTGCCCCGCTTGCGGTTAAGGACCTGATGGCGGCGCTGCGTTTTGCTGTTCAGCCGGATGATGATCTTAGCCTCGCAAACCTGCTGGTGTCGCCGTTGATCGGCTGGTCACAAGATGATTTGTTGGAGTTTGCCTTCCGACCCAAAGGCGCCCCGCTTTGGCGACATTTGCGCGACACGCGAGGGGCCAAGACTGGCGCTGCGATAGAGCAGCTAGAACGCTTGCTTGAGCGCGCAGAATTCGAGCCGCCACAAGCGTTGTTGCATTGGATACTAGTTGGCCCTTGGCAGGGACGGCGCAAGCTGATTGCGCGCCTTGGCCGCGAGGCTGGCGACCCGATTGATGAGTTGCTCAATGCTGCGCATGCCTTTGCGAGTACCAATACGGCGAGCTTGCAGGGCTTCATCCGCTGGTTCGATGCCGGTGATGGCGAGCTGAAGCGCGAGGCAGGTGCTAGCGAGGGGCTGGTGCGGGTTATGACCGTGCATGGTTCCAAGGGGCTGCAATCACCGATTGTTATTCTGGCTGACGCGACCGGCAATCCGGATGCTTCGCCGATGCGGGGGCTGACATTGCGAGAGCCTGTGCCAGAGGGGCAGGAGGCAAACTTCATTGCGCAGAAGTTACCGCTTCCGGGGCTTCGCCGCGAGGAAAAGCATGGCCGGATTGTCGAGGCGGAAGAGGTCGCTGCGAAAGCCGAACGCGAAGAACATTGGCGACTGCTGTATGTCGCGATGACGCGGGCCGAAGAGGCACTGTTTATCGGCGGCGCGCTGGGGAAGCGTGAACAGGAGCCTGCG comes from Altererythrobacter sp. ZODW24 and encodes:
- the addB gene encoding double-strand break repair protein AddB → MADRAGPNLYSIAAHRGFADALVAGLVPRYSEEGVGLARLTLLLPSRRAARTLSEAFIRHAGETGTTGLLMPRMVVVGDLDLDEALGALLDPMGTAADIPPAVDPTHRWLKLAELIPVAMAKLGREAPTGAALLRMAEQVAAAMDRLLVENVAPDALWEEPVMQAMEGLAGHWKENTKLFYLVQQMWLAELQASGQVDASTRRNQLFEHAAKRWKANPPKQPIVAAGVTSAAPALAKLLRVVSELPQGAVILPDLDLSLDDDVWDELGQAGKQGDTPFARGDALTHPQYHLKLLLNRMGVARGEVQQWHRKGIGAAPPERTHAISNLFLPPKASARWVKLKPEERRLSGVRLLETANPEEEAQAIALLVRQALEEPEKRVAVVTPDRGLSSRVVAHLTRWNIAADDSAGRALSETPAGRLLLLLAECGSEGAAPVPLMALLGHPLVAAGDNRRKWLRNVRALELALRGPRDAPGLEAVSAKVEVLEKVHAGISEWWSETALQLSALLPDDTDSEPLADLLDKLAAAGEAFCGETLWSREDGRALAGFVERLRLHARDVGTAVDPRDLHAVLRDAMDGIAVRPPYGGHPRVAIYGLLESRMTRADLVICGGLNEGSWPAAPATDPLLAPAVLRALGVPGADFRIGLSAHDMAAALGAPEVVLSRSERDVSGPAIASRFLLRVKALLGDDLVHKHEESEALALARAIDDAEPAPAYPKPEPKPNAAQRDVEISVTALDRLRSDPYQFYAASILRLRDLEALDAEPSAAWKGTVAHEILEEWHTHGGDFRAVAEQVLDKRNAHPLMRGLWRPRLFAALEWAVQEISDLQREVVRAEDWGEMRVDGVRIYGKVDRIDRLPEGGLAIVDYKTGSPPSGAQVAKGYALQLGTLGLMAQAGGFKGLSGEPEKFEYWSLAKDVRGRSDTGFGYIETPLLEGRKRSGIPPEDFLPEASRFLNDALGKWIKGDEPFTARLNPDATTYDTYDQLMRLDEWLGRD
- the addA gene encoding double-strand break repair helicase AddA produces the protein MAGARLMGSTVFPLQDNQREAVNPLETVWLSASAGTGKTQVLSARVLRLLLQPQVDPSQILCLTFTKAGAAEMATRVNDVLASWVRKDATALAKDLGAIGADVGPDTQARARTLFASVLDTPGGGLRIDTIHAFAQWLLAAFPEEADLTPGTRAMEDRDRELLAHEVLAELLVEAEKNNERDVLDAISDLSMRMGPDGVQGWLMRCAEAREVWIGKHAWQTPLRPRVNRLLGLPADASADDLSALCTDEQFDVESLRKCVAALEEWGTKTGLAAVETLRAWVAMVPVDRLENLEIFFGTLLTKDGAIKSLSNMEKRDPAYGEYAERVRLRIEEVRGQKALLDLAEWLTPALSLGRRFALKWEEAKLREGLIDFDDQIRRAAALLTRSDLSEWIRYKLDRQFDHILIDEAQDTNESQWSIVFALIEEFLAGEGAHDGIMRTLFVVGDYKQAIFRFQGTSPENFDAAKLRVRDAMAGAAENARQNRDGNDARPLMELGLGRSYRTAQPVLEFVDAAIAAIGPTSLGLKDGADPHIGADRPGLVTLWNPVMDVPDEDATEDDADTWISQPERAMAEKIARQVKHWMDHGFPLVKGEKRNAGPGDVMVLVRKRRDLAGLIVARLHAAGVPVAGVDRLRLGAPLAVKDLMAALRFAVQPDDDLSLANLLVSPLIGWSQDDLLEFAFRPKGAPLWRHLRDTRGAKTGAAIEQLERLLERAEFEPPQALLHWILVGPWQGRRKLIARLGREAGDPIDELLNAAHAFASTNTASLQGFIRWFDAGDGELKREAGASEGLVRVMTVHGSKGLQSPIVILADATGNPDASPMRGLTLREPVPEGQEANFIAQKLPLPGLRREEKHGRIVEAEEVAAKAEREEHWRLLYVAMTRAEEALFIGGALGKREQEPAPDSWYARLAPLFDCEGIEDDLWDTRQEWGARAHAIVGNAEIAERTRTTLPDWVTRPIGPEPRPPRPLAPSSAGEDLGSDPPLPPEVLKVAAQRGVLMHSLLERLPDLPRDDREAAALAWLSNQATELPETAHQEMVTAALGVLDEPGFSAIFGPDALAEVPLAAAVGGQVIAGTADRLLVTPDKVTVVDFKTARRPPSELAGVPLSTLKQMSAYAAALQIIYPDRTIEAAVLYTQTPVLIAIPADQLERHKPTLGAPEESYSV